The DNA window TTGACGGTGATGCCGACCTCGTGCAGCCGGTCCTCGGCCTGCTGCCCGTCCAGCTCGCTGTTGCGCAGGTCGACCAGGACCAGGTGGACGTCGGTGCCGCCGGAGAGGACGGCGACGCCCGCCTCGGCGGTGTCCGCCTGGGTGAGGCGCTCGGCCAGGATCTTCGCGCCGTCCAGGGTGCGCTGCTGGCGCTCCTTGAACTCCTCCGAGGCGGCGACCTTGAAGGAGACCGCCTTGGCGGCGATCACATGCTCCAGCGGGCCGCCCTGCTGGCCGGGGAAGACCGCGGAGTTGATCTTCTTGGCCAGCGCGGCCTTGGAGAGGATCACACCGCCGCGCGGGCCGCCCAGGGTCTTGTGGGTGGTGGTGGTCACCACGTCCGCGTACGGCACCGGGGAGGGGTGCAGCCCGGCGGCCACCAGGCCGGCGAAGTGCGCCATGTCCACCATCAGGTAGGCGCCGACCTCGTCCGCGATCCGGCGGAAGGCGGCGAAGTCCAGCTGGCGGGGGTAGGCGGACCAGCCGGCCACGATCAGCTTGGGCCGGTGCTCCTTGGCGAGGCGCTCGACCTCGTCCATGTCGACCCGGCTGGTCTTCTCGTCCACGTGGTAGGCGACGACGTTGTACAGCTTGCCGGAGAAGTTGATCCGCATGCCGTGGGTGAGGTGCCCGCCGTGCGCCAGGTCCAGGCCGAGGATGGTGTCGCCCGGCTGGAGCAGGGCGAACATCGCGGCGGCGTTGGCCTGGGCGCCGGAGTGCGGCTGGACGTTGGCCGCCTCGGCGCCGAACAGCTCCTTGATGCGGTCGATCGCGATCTGCTCGACCACGTCGACATGCTCGCAGCCGCCGTAGTAGCGGCGGCCGGGGTAGCCCT is part of the Peterkaempfera bronchialis genome and encodes:
- a CDS encoding serine hydroxymethyltransferase, encoding MTVLNQSLHALDPEVAAAVDAELHRQQTTLEMIASENFAPVAVMEAQGSVLTNKYAEGYPGRRYYGGCEHVDVVEQIAIDRIKELFGAEAANVQPHSGAQANAAAMFALLQPGDTILGLDLAHGGHLTHGMRINFSGKLYNVVAYHVDEKTSRVDMDEVERLAKEHRPKLIVAGWSAYPRQLDFAAFRRIADEVGAYLMVDMAHFAGLVAAGLHPSPVPYADVVTTTTHKTLGGPRGGVILSKAALAKKINSAVFPGQQGGPLEHVIAAKAVSFKVAASEEFKERQQRTLDGAKILAERLTQADTAEAGVAVLSGGTDVHLVLVDLRNSELDGQQAEDRLHEVGITVNRNAVPFDPRPPMVTSGLRIGTPALATRGFGAEDFREVAEVIAEALKPGFDQAKAESLKARVTALAAKHPLYPEL